ATTATGGGCGAGATGTAGCTGCACACCCACAACTTGCGGCACTTTTTACATTTTCTCCTGTTACACTCACTTATGTAATGATTATTTATGGCTTTATTGCAGCTATTTTACCTGTATGGTTTCTGCTTGCGCCACGCGATTATTTAAGCACATTTTTAAAAATTGGCGTTATCGTGCTTATGGCTGGAGGCATTTTAGTAGTTGCGCCTGATATTCAATTCCCTAGCACTACAAAATTTGTCGATGGCACAGGACCTGTATTTAGTGGGCAGCTTTTTCCATTTTTATTTATCACCATTGCTTGTGGAGCCATTAGCGGATTCCATGCGCTTATTTCAACGGGCACAACGCCTAAAATGCTTGAAAAAGAATCTCATGCAAGAATGGTAGGCTATGGCTCAATGGTTATGGAATCTGCCGTAGCAGTTATGGCTCTTGTGGCAGCCGTCATTCTCACACCGGGCTTATATTTTGCCATCAATGTAGCTCCCGCAACACTTGACACACAAAATATTAGTGACATAGCAGAAGCAGCAAGCGTTGCTGCGCAAACCATTAGTAATTGGGGATTTGTCATCACGCCTGAGCAGATTCTAAACACCGCTCAAGAAATTGGTGAGAAAAATATCCTTAGCAAAGTGGGCGGCGCACCTACATTTGCGATAGGCTTGGCAACTATCATTTCTCAAGTGCCACTTTTTAATCAAGGCTCTATGGCATTTTGGTATCACTTTGCTATTTTATTTGAAGCTTTATTTATCCTCACCGCTGTAGATGCTGGCACACGCGCTGGGCGATTTATGGTGCAAGATGTGCTTGGCAATGTGTATAAGCCTATCGGCAACATTCATTCTATGTTTTGGGGGATTGTCGCTACCCTTATTTGCGTGGCTGGCTGGGGATATATCCTCTATCAGGGCGTAACAGACCCACAAGGCGGTGTAAAATCGCTTTGGACACTCTTTGGCGTTTCAAATCAAATGCTAGCGGGTATGGCTCTACTCACAGTTATTGCTGTGCTTTTCAAAATGGGCAAGGCAAAGCAAGCATGGGTGGCTATTCTCCCTGCGGTTTGGGTGCTTGTAAGCACACTCTATGCGGGAATCTTAAAACTCTTGCCCGCCAATGGTGAAAAAGTGCATGATTCTGTAAGCCACATAGCATTATGGCAAATCAACTCACAAAAGGCTGCAGCAGCACTACAAGAAGCCCAAAATACCATAGATACGCAAGCGGCTGCAGATTTAATAGCAAGCGCGGCAAAATTCTCAACCATCGCTCATAATAATCTCATTAACGCGCTGCTTTGCGCTTTATTTATGGTGGTTACCTGCCTTGTGCTTATTCAGTGTGTGAAAATCTGCATAGCCTGCGTGCGAGGTGAAAAGCTCCCATTAGCCGAAACACCCTACAAAAAGGTAGCCGATTACAATACTACATTGAGGTAGTGCTCGAAAGTAACGACCTGCTAGATTCTATAAATACCACGCTGTTGCTTTTTAAAAAAGTGGCGTGGTCTTATTGGTCAGAGCATGCGGTCGTTGGCTTTTCTACCATCGCCTTTGCCGCATGGTCTTGCTTACAGAATCTACTTTAGCACAGCATTTACGCGCTGCACGCTATCACCATGTGCCAAACTTAGGCGCACAATGCTATCTTTGAGGGCTTTAAGCGAATGAGGGATGTTCGCCTCAAGACTAATCATATCTAGGGCTTTAAGCTCAAAAATCTCTTTCTCAACTTCAAAATGAATATATCCGCTTAACACCTGCACGCTAATGGCAAATGGAGCTTTATGCTTTTTCATCTCCCCGCCCTCACCCATAGCGATTTGGATTTCTTTGCTTGCGTTATTTTGAGCTAGGACATTTACTTTTACTTCGCCCTTTATGAGTTCAGCCTCGCTCCAATGCGTAACCTGTGCTATCATCATTAATCCTTTCAAATAAATTTCACGCACTTATAGCACATTTGCACATAACAAAACTTAGCAAGCGTTAAGATTTTACAGAATCTGCTCTTGCAAAAATTCACAAAAATAGCACTGCCCTATTTAAACAAACCTCTTAGTCGTTTTTTGCCAAATTCCACGCCGGGCTGGTCATAAGTATTCACATCAAATAACGCGCCCACGCAAGAAGTGAGCAGCTCATAATACGCTATAAGCGTGCCAACGCTCTCTTCACATAAACGCTCCACCTCGATGCAATCTACCAAAATTCCCTCATGCTCTAGCGTCTGCATAGTTGCAATGCGCTGATTGTCAAGCAATGTGGCAAAGCTTATGCCATTGACAAAATTTGTAGTCTCTAAAAACGCAAGCTGCATATCTGGGATAATAGGCTTAGGATTACACGCAGGATTGAGACTTAGAAAAGTTACACTTTTATCCTGCATACCCTGCACGATGAGTTGCAAAAATGAATGCTGGTCAATGCTGCCAATAAGCCCAATAGGACTTAAGCCCACTCTTTTGCCTTGTGCATTAATTTTCCCCAAACTCTCGCCCCACAACTGCACATACCACGCATTAAAATGCGTAAAAATACTTGAGTATGAAAATAGCACATTCATGGGAATTTGCTCATAGTGCTTAGCATAAGTTATGGCTTTATGCAAAATATGTGCTTCTTTTTGCTCAAAAAATCGGCGCATAATGCCCGCCGCACCGCGCAAAATCGCCTCCACATCAAAGCCCAAAATAGCCAAAGGCACAATCCCCACAGCGCTAAGCACGGAAAATCGCCCTCCCACATTTGATGCGATATTTATATAGTGTATAGATTCTGTGCGCGCCCACTGCTCAAGCGGAGATTGCGCATCAGTGATAATGAGCAAATGCGCCTTATTGTGCGGATTTTTTAGTATCTCATATTTGTGAAGTATAAATTTAAGGAGCGAAGAAGTCTCAATAGTAGTTCCAGATTTTGAAATAACAATAAAAAGCGCGCGCTCTAGCTGCACATCTTGCAGACTTTGAGCCACACAAATAGGGTCTGTATGCTCCAAAAATACAAGTTTTATGCTCTTCCTGCAAGGCAAATGCGACAACATAGAATCTATAGCCTTTAGCCCCAAAGAACTGCCGCCAATGCCCACAATCACCAAGTGCGTTATAGAATCTAGCTTATCTTTATGACTTGAAATATACGCGCTCGCCTCTTTAGACGCTTTATCTTCAAAGGGCAAATGATAATAGCCACTCTTTTGGCTTTCCCTCTCTCGCGCAATGGCGTTTAAAAGGCTATCACAAGCTGCTTGCGGGGCTAGATTCTCAAAATGAAGTGAAAATTTAACCATAGCCCACCCTTACAAATCTTTACAAATATGCTCGCACATATCAATTAGTCGGTATGTGTAGCCCATCTCATTATCATACCACGCTAGAATCTTAGCTAGAGAGCCATTTGCCTCATTGTCAATCACCATGCACTTATCAGGCACGATAATGCTACTATATAAGAAGCCCACAAAGTCGCTTGAGACGCGCATTTCCTCATCAATGAGCAGTGAGCCTTTCAAGCTAGATTCTAAAATCTCGCCATTTGCCGCGTCCTCAAAGGCTTTTAACATAGAATCTTTATCCGTGCGCGTCTTAAGATTTACAGATAAATCAATAAGGCTTACATCAGGTGTAGGCACGCGAATGGCAATACCATTTAGCTTCCCGCTTAGATGCGGCATCACAAGCCCTATTGCTTTTGCCGCCCCAGTGCTAGTGGGTATCATATTAAGCGCTGCAGCGCGTGCGCGGCGCAAATCTTTGTGCTTAGTATCAAGCAAATTTTGGTCATTCGTGTAGCTATGAATGGTCGTCATTAAGCCATTTTCAATGCCAAAGACAGAATCTAGCACTTTCACAATGGGCGCTAGGGCATTTGTCGTGCATGAGGCATTTGAGATTATGCTCTCTCCAGCGTATTCCTTATGATTCACGCCATATACAAATGTGGGCGTATTATCGGCAGGGGCAGATATTATCACTCTTTTGACATTATTTTTTAGATGGACTTTTGATTTTTCTAGTGAGTTAAACTTGCCGGTGCATTCTATCACACACTCTGCCTCGCCAAAATCTAAATTTGCAGGGTCTCTATCGCTTAAGACTCTCACAGGCTTATTATTCATCTCTAGCGTATTGTCATTTATTTTTTTCACAAAGTCAAAGCCGCGATGCACGGAGTCATAATGCAATAAATGCACGAGTGTGTCAATTGGCATTGTGGTATTTATCGCTACTAATTCTAGGTCATCACTACAATCTAAAAGCCTAATCGCGCAAAGCCCAATTCTGCCTGTGCCATTTACTGCTACTTTTGTTGCCATATCCGCTCCTTATGGTAATTATTTACGGCTTGCTAAGGCTTAAATCCAAAGCAACCCTGTGCTTATAGAATCTAGATTCTATAAACTGCAATGTAATGGCAGGATTGTAGCACAAAAATATTTATCATTTATCTCTATGTTTTTCTGTGCTTGATTTCTAGGTTAAATGAGTGTAAAATACCCGACTATTTTAAAGTCCTCGTAGCTCAGCTGGATAGAGCACACGATTCCTAATCGTGAGGCCATGCGTTCAAATCGCATCGAGGACACCACCTAGCTTTCTTTAAGCATTCTTTTGGCAAGCTTTTTAGCTTTGCTCACTTCGTCGTTACGCACAGAATCTCCATAGATAGCATTCACATATTCTTCATAAGCAAGCTGTGAATTAAAGGGCTTTTGTGTATTTGAGACCTTTTGATACTCGCCATTACTTTGCAATTCATACATCTGCACATTATCATTAAGCTGCATTTGCAAAATCTCCATAAGCCGCTTGCTAATTTGTGGATTGAGGCTTGGAGTGAGCAGTTCTACACGTCTTTCAAGGTTTCTTGGCATAATATCTGCTGAAGCAAAATACACGCTCACACTATCGTGTTTAAAGTAGTATATTCTGGCATGCTCAAGGTATTTACCAACAATTGAATACACGCGGATATTTTCGCTCACACCCTTCACGCCCGGTCGCAGCGCACACACGCCACGCACGATTAAATCAACACTTACACCTGCCATAGAAGCCCTATACAGCGCGCGTATCACATCAACATCAACAAAAGCATTTGCTTTCATAATGATACGCCCTTCATTACCCATTTTGATTTCATTTTCAATGAGTTCTAAAATTTTAGGCTTAATTTGTGTAGGCGCCATAAATAAACAATCAAGCTTTGTGCGATATGATGAGCCAGTGGAGAGGCTATGAAAGAGCTTAATGGCGTCCTTTGCAAAGGCTTGATTGCAAGTTAAAAGCGATATATCAGTATAAATTTTTGCCGTGCTTGGATTGTAGTTACCTGTGCTTAAATGCACATATTCTTTAAGCGTGTTGCCAATTTTTTTAATCACTAGCGCAATTTTAGCATGCACTTTAAGTCCTGGCACGCCATAAATCACATGCGCGCCTGCAGATTCTAAAGAATGCGCCCAATGCAGATTATTCTCCTCATCAAATCGCGCCTTCAATTCCACAAGCGCGGTTACTTGCTTATTGTTTTCAGCCGCTTGAATAAGGGCTTTGACAATGGGTGAGTTTTTCCCCACGCGATAGAGCGTCATGCGGATTGAAAGCACATCAGGGTCTTTTGCTGCGCTTTGGATAAAATTCACCACAGAATCAAAGCTCTCATAAGGGTGGAATAGCACAATATCATGCCCCTCCATTGTGGCTAACACATCGCCATTTACTTGTAATGGTGGGAGGGTTTTAGGGTTAAATGGCGGTGTGGTGAGATGAGCATATGCCTTGCTTCCCACTAATTCCCACAATCCACTTAAATTAAGAGGAATATTATAAGTGTAAATATCTTTCACATCGACATTTAAATGAGAATTAATAAAATCAAGGAGGCTACTATCCTTATCCTCGCCTATTTCTAGCCGAACTACTTCGCCTTTTCTGCGCGTTTTTAAACCCTCGCTCATAATCTCAATAAAATCATCTGCCTCCTCCTCTTCAATCTCCATATCCGCGTTACGCGTGATTCTAAAAGGCACATAATTAATAATTTCATAATCTCCAAACAACTCATGGGCAAATTCACCCACAATATCCTCCACAGCCACAAAAATACCGCTCTCAATCTCCACAAATCGCGAAAGTAAGCGCGAAATCCTCACCATAGCAAATTTAATACTTCCATCTTGCAGGCTCTTTAAGCGCAATGCGATGGCAAAACTTAAATTATTTAAATGCGGAAAAGGGTGTGTAGAATCCACAACTACAGGCACAATCACAGGATAAAGATAATTAAGGAAATACTCACTTAACTGCTTTTTTTGCTCGCTATTTAATTGAGAAACGCGCTTAATATGCATACCTTCTTTGGCTAGCCCGCTTTGTATATCTTTAAAAGTCGCCTCAAGCACGCGCTTTTCTTTATCAAGGTATTCTCTTATACTCTTAAGCTGCTGCAGTGGCGTTAGCCTATCTGCGCCTACTTCGGTAATGCCGCTTGCATAAAGTCGCTTTAACCCTGCTACACGTATCATATAAAACTCATCAAGATTTGTGCCATAAATAGCTACAAATTTTAATCGCTCAAGCAGCGGAATATGCGTATTTTTCGCCTCATTTAGCACGCGCGTATTAAATTTAAGCCAAGATAGCTCGCGATTAAAATACAGCTTAGAATCATTGATAGTCATATTACCCCCTTATACGATAAGATTGTGTGAAATGCCGCGCAATTGTATGCCTTAAACTCGTCCTTAATTATCCCTAAGATAGGCTTGATTTTACCCCAAAATTAGCTTAAAAGCCTGCTTAAGAGATTTAATTTTTACAAAGTTTCTGCCATTGTGGCAAAATTGTTTCAATTTTTAAATCAGATTCTGTAATTTAGCCATCTTTTTGCATGGATAGTAAATAACATTTTGCTATAATGCCCTCCATTTTCACAAAAAAAGGAGATGATGATGAAAAAATACTTGCTTTCCCTGTTGTGCGCTGCAACGCTTGGCGCAAATGCGTATGCTGTGGGGCTTATGGGATTTGAAGTAAGCCCAGAAATTGGTCTTGCCGCAGGGCAGACAAAGGCTTCCACAAATGCAAACGATGTGACATTCACAGATTATGGTGCATTTGGGCGTATATGGCTTGGCGCACTTGATTTTGTGGTAGCTCCACAAGTCAAATATGACTTTAATCGCCATTCTGCTAGCGATACGACATTTAAAAACCTCCAATATGGTCTATCTGCAGGATTTAACATTGGGCTTATAATCGCACGCTTAACGCCTTATGTGGGAGTGAACTACTCAAGCTTTGATAAAAGTTTTAAAGACACCACTTCCTACAATGCAGGCCTAAAGCTCAAATTTGACCTTATTCCTATTTCTCTTGGCTTGCTTTACACTTATCAAAATCCAGAATTTAAGGTTGTTGATGAAAAGCAAAAAATGCAAAGCATTCAGGCACTCATTGGCTTGCATTTTTAAGCCCACACTTTTAATCTTTATTTAATATTTGCGCGCTAGATTCTGTAATTTATAGAATCTAGGCGATATCTTTGTCAAGGTATTTTTATGGCGTTAGATTCTCCCCAACTCATCGCATTTTTACAATCTCATAACGAACTTACTATCATTGATGAGCCACTTGATATTTACCTTGAAATCCCCCAACTTGCCTATATTGAGGTTAAAAAACCTACCAGCAAAGCCCTGCTTTTCACCCGCCCTATATGCAAAAAAAGTGGTAAAACATTTGATATTCCCGTGCTTATGAATGTTTTTGGCTCGCAAAAAAGGCTTGAACTTATCGTTAATAAACCCATTCCCTCCATAGCGCGCCATATACAGAATCTCCTCCAATTTAGCCCACCAAAGGGCATAAAACAAATATGGCATAAGCTTAAAGAGCTTTATGCGCTGCGCTCCGTATTTCCTAAATATAGTAAAAAAAGAGGACTTTGCCAAGAAATTATTTTTAAAGATGAGCATATTAATCTTTTTGATTTACCTATACTCACGACTTGGGAGCGCGATGGAGGGGCGTTTATCACTATGGGGCAAGTTTATACGCAAAATCTTCAAGGCACGCAAAAAAATCTAGGTATGTATCGCTTGCAAGTCTATGATGAGAAGCATTTGGGGTTGCATTGGCAGATTCATAAAGATTCTCAACATTTCTTTCATGAGTATAAACAGGCCAAACAAAAAATGCCTGTGAGCATCGCGCTAGGCGGAGACCCGCTATATATTTGGTGTGGGCAGGCTCCGCTGCCTTTAGGCATTTTTGAGCTTATGCTCTATGGCTTTATCCGCGAGCATAAGCCCTTGCTGTGCCAATGCGTTACTAATGGGCTTTTTGTGCCTTATGATGTGGATATTGTGATTGAGGGCTGGGTAGATACGGCGCAAATGCGCGATGAAGGACCTTTTGGCGACCATACTGGATTCTATACGCCCATTGAGCCATATCCTGTGCTTGAGGTGAGCGCTATTACGATGAGAAAAAAGCCTATTTTCCCCGCCACAATCGTTGGCAAGCCACCTTTAGAGGATAAATATATGGGCTATTTGACAGAGCGCGTGTTTTTACCGCTTTTGCAAACCACCGCACATGGTTTAATAGACTATCATATGCCTGAAAATGGCGTTTTTCACAATCTTATTTTTGCCAAAATTAAGCCAGAATATCCCTCACATAGCAAGCAGATTATGCATAATTTTTGGGGTGTGGGGCAAATGAGCTTTGTAAAGCATGCCATTTTTGTTGATGAGCATGCGCCGCATTTGGAGGATTATGAGGCTTTAGGTAATTATATTTTGGAGCGATTTTCACCGCGCAATGTGCTTATCACAGAGGGCATTTGCGATGCGCTAGACCACGCAAGCCCGCATTTTGCGCACGGAGGAAAACTCGGCATTGAAGCTATAGAAAAAGTGCATAAACCTACATTTAAAGCTCTTGATGATAATGCTTTATGGAATCTGCTTGCCCCACTTTGCCCGCAGGCTCGCGCACTTAAGCAATATTTTGCTCACAGCATTAATCCTATTTGCATTGTTAGTATAAACAAACAAGGTAATGTCTTTAGTGCGCTTAATGCTCATTTGAGCGCGTTTGAGGCGCTAAAAGACTGCCTTAGTATTATTATCTTTGTTGATTCGCATAAAAATAATCTAGATAATCCCTATATGCTCACTTGGCGCATTGTGAATAATATCGATGCTAAACGCGATGTGCTTATCACGCCTCATCTAATATTTATTGATGCAACGGATAAAGGCGCTTGTGATGGGCATTTGCGCGAATGGCCACTTGATACAAACTGCACAGAATCTGTCATTGCCACACTGCGCGAAAAAGGCTTGCTTCAGGGCGTAGATTCTGTATTTTTGGAACGATTTGGGATTTTGCATTGAAATTTGGGTATCTATACAGAATCTACTCGCAAAAATGATGAAATTAAATTTAAATATAACTTAAATTCAGTGTATCTTAAGAAATTAGATTCTATAATCGCGGCTTTCAAATTTAGAATCTTCGTTCAAGGAAACGCAATGGAAATGACAAAAATAGCAACGCAAAATGACATCAATCGTCAATGGGTTGTGCTTGATGCTAAAGATAAGGTGTTTGGGCGTCTTATCACCGAAGTGGCTACACTTTTGCGCGGCAAGCATAAGCCCTGCTTTACACCGCATATTGACTGCGGGGACTTTGTGGTGATTATAAATGCTACAAGTGTGAAATTTACAGGCTCAAAGCTTGATGATAAAGAATATTTCACGCATTCAGGCTATTTTGGCAGCACAAAAAGTAAAACGCTGCAAGATATGCTAGAAAACAATCCAGAAAAGCTCTATCATCTAGCCGTGCGCGGAATGCTTCCTAAAAATAAGCTTGGGCGCGCTATGCTTAAAAAGCTTAAAGTTTATCGTGGCAGCGAGCACCCACATAACGCTCAAATTGCTAAAAATTCTAAGTAATAAAGGTATCTTATGGCAAAAGTTTATGCAACAGGAAAGAGAAAAACAGCAGTCGCAAAGGTTTGGCTAAGTTCGGGCAGCGGTAAGCTCACTATCAATGGACAAACGCTCAATGAATGGCTAGGCGGGCATGAGGCTATTAAAATGAAGGTTATGCAGCCGCTTATCCTCACGCAACAAGAAAAGTCTGTGGATATTCGCGCTGTAACGCTTGGTGGTGGATATTCTGCTCAAGCTGAAGCCTTAAGGCATGGTATTTCAAAGGCACTTAATAGCTATGATATTGCATTTAGGGCTATTCTTAAACCAAAAGGGCTTTTAACTCGCGATTCACGCGTGGTTGAGCGTAAAAAATATGGTAAAAGAAAGGCACGCCGCAGCCCGCAATTCTCAAAGAGGTAATATCGCTGTGGATATTCTCTCTCAAAGCTTTGGCGAATATCAAACAAATTGCTATATTTGCAAACTGCCTCAAGGAGAGATTGTCATCGATGCGGGTATGGGTGCGTATGAGTGGGTTATAGAATCTGCTCCTAAGCCCCTTGCCTTTCTTAATACACATGGGCATTTTGACCACATTTGGAGTAATGCCGCGCTCAAATCCCACTTCCCTACCATACCGCTTGTATGTCCCTCACTTGATGCGTTTATGTTAGAATCTGATTGCTTTCATACAGGCATTACGCCTAGCAAACCAGATATTCTTACACAATGCAACAAAAATGCGCAAACACTCAACTTTAATGGCGTAGAGGTAACCTTTTGGCATTTTCCCGGGCATACGCCGGGCTGCTCTATTGTAGAGATTGAGGGGGAAATTTTTAGCGGAGATTTTATCTTTTATCGCTCTATTGGGCGTAGTGATTTCCCCTATTCTAGCGTGGCTGATATGAAAAACTCGCTTGAGCGATTTAGAGCGCTCCCTAGTGAAACAAATAAACCAATTCACCCTGGCCATGGTATTTCAACAAACCTGCTTGATGAGCAGCACAATGCGACATTATGGATAACATACTTAAACGAAGGCTAGGAATATTTTTTGCTTTTTTCATATAAATAATCTACATATAAAGAGGTGCTTATGGATTTAACGACCATCTTAGGGCTACTAGGAGCGATTGCAAGTCTCTCAATAGGCGACTTTTTGGAGGGTGGTAACCCCATACACCTTATCCACATAAGCTCACTTATCATCATTATCCCCACAGCCTTTTGCGCGGCTATGTCAAGCACGCATGGCACACATGTTAAGGGCGCATTGAAAGAGTTAAAACTTGTTTTTGGTGGGAGCAAAGTCAATTTGAATGAAACCATACGCACGATTGTGGAGCTATCCACACTTGCTAGAAAAGATGGTGTGCTATCACTTGAGGGCAAAGCAGCTCAGATTGAAGATGATTTTTTGCGTCAAGCACTCTCAATGATTATCGATGGGCGTGATGCAAGCGCAGTGCGCGAAGATATGGAGGTGCAAATAGAATCTTTGGAGGAGTATTATCATGGCTCGGCGCATTTTTGGGTAACCTATGCTGAGACTTGCCCTACAATGGGACTTGTGGGTGCGGTTATGGGGCTTATGCTCGCCTTACAGCTCCTTGATGACCCAAAGGCTATGGCAGCGGGGATTGCAGGTGCATTTACCGCTACTGTTACGGGGATTTTCTGCTCATATGCGCTCTTTGGACCTTGGGGACATAAAATGATTTCTAAAAGTAAAGATGTGCTAAGAGAGCGCACGGTGATATTAGAGGGCGTTGTGGGCATTGCAAATGGCGATAACCCGCGCAATCTCGAGGAAAAGTTGCTTGGATTTATCCCACCGGGCGAACCTAAAATCTCACAATTTGAATAAAGAGTATCACAATGGCTAAAAAGAAAAAATGCCCAGAATGTCCAGCAGGGGAAAAGTGGGCTGTCCCTTATGCGGACTTTCTCTCTTTGCTTTTGGCGTTATTTATCGCATTGTGGGCGATTTCATCAACAAGCCAAGCAGATTCTGAAGCGCTTAAAACCGAGTTTGTCAAAATTTTTGACTTCACACTCACCACGCCTCTCCCCTCAAATGAAGAGGACATTAATGAAAATGAAGTAGAAAATGAAAGCGGCGCATCAAGTCAAGTTTCATCAGTAACCACAGCCGAAATCCAAAAAATGGCGGAGGAAGGCGGCATTTTGGAGCAAATGGAAATGGGTATGTCACTGCGATTGCCCTCAAATTTATTCTTTGAAGCTGGCAGCGCAGAGATTGAAAATAGCGATGTGTATTTGTATTTGCAGCGTATGAGCGCGATTATTAAAAAACTGCCCGAGTATGTTAAAATCGATGTGCGCGGCTATACTGATAATTCCCCATTGCCTGTAGGCTCGCGCTATAAGGACAA
The window above is part of the Helicobacter jaachi genome. Proteins encoded here:
- a CDS encoding MBL fold metallo-hydrolase, with the protein product MDILSQSFGEYQTNCYICKLPQGEIVIDAGMGAYEWVIESAPKPLAFLNTHGHFDHIWSNAALKSHFPTIPLVCPSLDAFMLESDCFHTGITPSKPDILTQCNKNAQTLNFNGVEVTFWHFPGHTPGCSIVEIEGEIFSGDFIFYRSIGRSDFPYSSVADMKNSLERFRALPSETNKPIHPGHGISTNLLDEQHNATLWITYLNEG
- the motB gene encoding flagellar motor protein MotB, producing MAKKKKCPECPAGEKWAVPYADFLSLLLALFIALWAISSTSQADSEALKTEFVKIFDFTLTTPLPSNEEDINENEVENESGASSQVSSVTTAEIQKMAEEGGILEQMEMGMSLRLPSNLFFEAGSAEIENSDVYLYLQRMSAIIKKLPEYVKIDVRGYTDNSPLPVGSRYKDNYELSSARSLSVMKNLIKNGISPERISFSGYGEHQAVAPNDTAINRAKNNRVEIFFFVDPKDAPATQSILEETLQKQQ
- the motA gene encoding flagellar motor stator protein MotA; protein product: MDLTTILGLLGAIASLSIGDFLEGGNPIHLIHISSLIIIIPTAFCAAMSSTHGTHVKGALKELKLVFGGSKVNLNETIRTIVELSTLARKDGVLSLEGKAAQIEDDFLRQALSMIIDGRDASAVREDMEVQIESLEEYYHGSAHFWVTYAETCPTMGLVGAVMGLMLALQLLDDPKAMAAGIAGAFTATVTGIFCSYALFGPWGHKMISKSKDVLRERTVILEGVVGIANGDNPRNLEEKLLGFIPPGEPKISQFE